Proteins encoded together in one Leishmania infantum JPCM5 genome chromosome 20 window:
- a CDS encoding putative N-ethylmaleimide-sensitive factor translates to MSRYYSVCSVPTDNDTKTNCIFLNTVDFAEVAGPQAAATGNSFAVLVQGFPFTVCRSDVVERGAVAMNSIQRRLLGLSTGARSTVVLEPFLSRVPNMRILQIQVEPISARQAIMLDCQACIAYMEKMYSGQYFRVTQQLAIVMDSGERMRATVMTTELVESKEVSAASLDIGRFSRGVTQVIITASEASGINLMNVSEAQMDAQQPQLVRNFNLENLGIGGLRAEFGQVFRRAFASRMLKPSFIKKLALKHVKGVLLYGPPGTGKTLIARKIGEILNCHEPKIVNGPEVFNKFVGGTEENIRKLFADAEKEQAEKGDQSRLHLIIFDEFDAICKQRGAVRDSTGVNDNVVNQLLSKIDGVNSLNNVLLVGMTNRLDLIDEAILRPGRFEVHVEIGLPDEPGRVEIFRIHTRGMRENNIMSSDVSLEELGKMTKNYSGAEIEGVVRDATSNAFNRHIDLDHPDKMVDDANVHVTREDFMKAVEEVTPAFGQAKEECANLRRGGIIDYGDSWEVVKSRCKRYTDQLNAAGKRIDSLAVLIDGAPGSGKSAVSAYLAEVADFPYVKVVSAEDMVGYGEMQRVNILRKAFEDAYKSPASCIILDDLERLIDFSQLGGRYSNTLLQALLVLTKRPPPEGKKLLVVGTTAQYDIMDSLELGACFSVKLHLPSVPVSAIPKVCEGLGLAFASQQDMDSCLSLMSHDIPMKQLMLLLEMASEQKGSGRPLITYHSMSRAKESVGGY, encoded by the coding sequence ATGAGCCGCTATTATAGCGTGTGCTCCGTCCCAACAGACAATGACACGAAAACAAACTGCATCTTTCTGAACACGGTGGACTTCGCCGAGGTGGCAGGCCCTCAGGCAGCCGCCACTGGAAACTCCTtcgcggtgctggtgcaggGCTTCCCATTCACGGTGTGCCGCAGCGATGTCGTGGAGCGTGGTGCGGTGGCGATGAACAGCATCCAGCGTCGCCTGCTTGGCTTGTCCACTGGTGCGCGCAGCacggtggtgctggagcCGTTTCTGTCAAGGGTACCCAACATGCGCATCCTTCAGATTCAAGTAGAACCGATTTCGGCGCGACAGGCGATCATGCTGGACTGCCAGGCCTGCATCGCCTACATGGAGAAAATGTACAGCGGGCAGTACTTTCGCGTCACACAGCAGCTGGCCATCGTCATGGACTCTGGtgagcgcatgcgcgccacTGTGATGACAACGGAGCTGGTGGAGTCGAAGGAGGTGTCGGCTGCAAGCTTGGATATCGGCCGCTTCTCCCGCGGTGTAACTCAGGTGATCATTACCGCCAGCGAGGCCAGCGGCATTAACCTCATGAACGTGTCGGAGGCACAGAtggatgcgcagcagccacagctgGTGCGCAACTTCAACCTAGAGAACCTCGGCATTGGTGGCCTGCGGGCCGAGTTCGGTCAGGTATTCCGTCGCGCATTCGCGAGTCGCATGTTGAAGCCATCCTTCATTAAAAAGCTTGCCCTGAAGCACGTCAAGGGTGTGCTGCTGTATGGCCCTCCTGGCACTGGTAAAACCCTCATCGCGCGTAAGATCGGGGAGATCCTGAACTGCCACGAGCCCAAGATTGTGAACGGTCCGGAGGTGTTCAACAAGTTCGTCGGCGGTACCGAGGAGAACATCCGCAAGCTCTTCGCCGACGCAGAAAAGGAACAGGCTGAGAAGGGCGACCAATCGCGGCTGCACCTCATCATCTTTGACGAGTTCGATGCCATCTGCAAGCAGCGTGGCGCCGTCCGAGACTCGACGGGCGTGAATGACAACGTCGTCAACCAGCTGCTGTCGAAGATCGACGGCGTGAACTCATTGAACAACGTGCTGCTGGTCGGCATGACGAACCGGCTCGACTTGATCGATGAGGCGATCTTGCGTCCGGGCCGCTTTGAGGTGCACGTCGAGATCGGCTTGCCGGATGAGCCGGGCCGCGTGGAGATCTTCCGCATCCACACGCGCGGCATGCGGGAGAACAATATCATGTCCAGCGACGTCAGCCTGGAGGAGCTGGGGAAGATGACGAAGAACTACTCTGGCGCCGAGATTGAGGGCGTCGTGCGCGACGCTACGTCGAACGCGTTCAACCGCCACATTGACCTCGATCATCCTGACAAGATGGTTGATGACGCGAACGTGCATGTTACGCGCGAGGACTTCAtgaaggcggtggaggaggtgaccCCGGCGTTCGGCCAGGCCAAGGAAGAGTGCGCCAACCTGCGCCGTGGTGGCATCATAGACTACGGTGACTCGTGGGAAGTGGTCAAGTCGCGTTGCAAGCGCTACACCGATCAGCTCAACGCTGCTGGCAAGCGCATCGACTCCCTCGCCGTTCTTATCGACGGCGCCCCTGGCAGCGGCAAGTCTGCGGTCAGCGCGTACCTCGCGGAGGTAGCTGACTTTCCCTACGTCAAGGTGGTGTCGGCCGAGGACATGGTCGGCTACGGCGAGATGCAGCGAGTGAACATCCTGCGGAAGGCCTTCGAGGACGCGTACAAGTCGCCGGCGAGCTGTATCATCCTTGACGACCTTGAGCGTCTCATCGACTTCTCGCAGCTTGGTGGACGCTACAGCAATACGCTTCTACAGGCACTCCTCGTGCTCACCAAGCGCCCGCCGCCGGAGGGGAAGAAACTCCTGGTGGTGGGTACCACGGCGCAATACGACATCATGGACAGCCTGGAGCTGGGGGCATGCTTCTCGGTGAAGCTGCACCTGCCTAGCGTTCCTGTGTCAGCGATCCCGAAGGTGTGCGAGGGGCTCGGCCTCGCCTTCGCTTCTCAACAGGACATGGACAGCTGCTTGAGCCTCATGTCGCACGACATTCCGATGAAACAGCTAATGCTGTTGCTGGAGATGGCGTCGGAGCAGAAGGGCAGCGGGCGGCCACTCATCACATACCACTCCATGTCGCGGGCCAAGGAGTCTGTCGGTGGGTACTAG
- a CDS encoding putative tubulin-tyrosine ligase, with protein sequence MPPSVVLDPSSTTTSTDENAGLTSTDVYLVDSPYKRRRPTIAFVPYDKPAAGDQRHHSGEETGGGTTVMNADVLVQPHRLPLGAADGVLGGSGGSDPAASLLGDGRSQRRVVARASAGPYSRLSYIMDESCTPFTALLATLRAAGFTRVSGRAALLHKTHSLLWVKHLLPSMVDQLRQPQPGAYRKVNHFPGTHALGRKDKLCMLLRRAGQRWQASGEVSSALSGACTTNTAAARAAAWASLTPESWLLPQEAEACVRAIRQPCPSAVAAPLFIVKPTNQAGGQGIFLICGGSEAGVASLTAAVGELGGGHGSTSREENITVSSAVLSKSSPGSARRRRTLTEPFSGGSAVRAAVIDAPAVETERSKYVVQRYIANPFLLEGRKFDLRLYVVATSYDPVRLYLYREGLVRIASSPYTRTVATASTALTTLADVSDLKAHLTNFTVSKGASPVPAAAGDAGAAASGAATSGQDTKWPLSSLEAYVASMGYDWSGTLQRIHELLRLVFLSVTPEVRAALRASSACRRNSADSKAVRSLPSSPAVSSHPTVNGASPFFEIFGVDVLLVNDGSEASSPHGSLAASASASTLRPVLLEVNIMPSLSTHYSLFDQRIKANFIADALTLVGLMPPPSKVASSAAGVQETAGGPRSGYNDAFLDGLSDSEVLNVCLATEEERRRADNFTRLLPTRDSASKYRALMEVSGGDGTSTSTLSSLDAVLSAWLASSS encoded by the coding sequence ATGCCGCCAAGTGTCGTGCTAGACCCCTCGTCCACAACCACATCAACGGACGAGAACGCCGGCCTCACCTCGACGGATGTGTACCTCGTCGACTCCCCGTACAAGCGGCGTCGCCCTACCATCGCGTTTGTTCCGTACGACAAGCCGGCTGCAGGCGATCAGCGCCATCACAGCGGCGAGGAAACCGGGGGCGGCACCACAGTAATGAACGCCGATGTCCTGGTTCAACCGCACAGGCTTCCACTCGGCGCCGCGGATGGCGTGCTTGGTGGGAGCGGAGGAAGCGACCCGGCGGCCTCCTTGCTGGGTGATGGGCGTTCGCAGCGTCGCGTCGTCGCCCGTGCCTCCGCGGGTCCCTACAGCAGGCTGAGCTACATCATGGACGAGAGCTGCACACCCTTCACGGCACTGCTCGCTACCCTTCGCGCGGCCGGCTTCACCCGTGTCTCGGGCCGCGCGGCGCTCCTTCACAAAACCCATTCGCTTCTCTGGGTGAAGCACCTACTGCCGAGCATGGTGGACCAGCTACGGCAGCCTCAGCCAGGCGCGTATCGAAAGGTGAACCACTTCCCCGGCACCCACGCACTCGGGCGAAAGGACAAACTTTGCATGCTGCTGAGACGTGCTGGACAGCGTTGGCAAGCGAGTGGCGAGGTGTCAAGCGCGCTTAGCGGGGCGTGCACAACgaacacagcagcggcgcgcgcggcggcgtgggcgTCCCTGACCCCAGAGAGCTGGCTTCTTCCGCAAGAAGcggaggcgtgcgtgcgtgcgatcCGGCAGCCGTGCCCTTCCGCGGTAGCCGCGCCACTCTTTATCGTGAAGCCGACGAACCAGGCGGGTGGCCAGGGCATCTTCCTAATATGTGGCGGGAGTGAGGCAGGGGTGGCGTCGCTGACAGCTgctgtcggcgagcttggcggcggccacggcagcaccTCCCGCGAGGAGAACATTACTGTTTCCTCCGCCGTGCTCTCAAAGTCATCGCCGGGCTCCGCTCGTCGCCGGAGAACACTCACTGAGCCATTCTCCGGTGGTAGCGCGGTTCGTGCCGCCGTGATAGACGCCCCTGCCGTGGAAACGGAGAGGAGCAAGTACGTTGTGCAGCGATACATAGCAAACCCCTTTTTGCTGGAAGGCCGCAAGTTTGACCTGCGGCTGTACGTCGTCGCGACCTCCTACGATCCTGTGCGGTTGTACCTCTACCGGGAAGGGCTCGTGCGCATCGCATCCTCGCCGTACACCCGCACCGTTGCAACCGCTtcgacggcgctgacgaCACTTGCCGATGTGTCCGACTTGAAAGCGCACTTGACGAACTTCACCGTGAGCAAAGGggcgtcgccggtgccggcggcggcgggtgacGCAGGCGCGGCCGCGTCTGGCGCTGCCACCAGCGGACAGGACACGAAATGGCCGCTGAGCAGCCTGGAAGCTTATGTTGCCTCGATGGGCTATGACTGGTCCGGTACGTTACAGCGCATTCACGAACTGCTGCGGCTtgtctttctctccgtcACACCCGAAGTCCGAGCAGCGTTGcgcgcgtcgtcggcgtgcCGGCGAAACAGCGCTGACAGCAAAGCAGTGcggtcgctgccgtcgtcgcctgcAGTGTCGTCGCACCCTACCGTCAATGGCGCATCGCCTTTCTTTGAGATCTTTGGCGTGGACGTGCTCCTCGTCAatgacggcagcgaggccaGCTCCCCCCATGGCTCGTTAGCCGCGTCGGCAAGCGCCAGCACGTTGCGGCCCGTGCTTCTCGAGGTAAACATTATGCCCTCTCTCAGCACGCACTACTCGCTCTTCGATCAGCGCATCAAGGCGAACTTTATCGCCGACGCGCTGACGTTGGTGGGTCTgatgccaccgccgtcaaAGGTGGCTTCCTCCGCCGCAGGCGTCCAGGAAACGGCAGGGGGTCCACGGAGCGGTTACAACGACGCCTTCCTCGATGGATTGAGCGACAGCGAAGTCCTGAACGTGTGTCTCGCCACGGAAGAGGAGCGCCGGCGTGCCGACAACTTCACACGCCTCCTGCCAACACGCGACTCTGCCAGCAAGTACAGGGCCTTAATGGAGGTGTCAGGGGGGGACGGAACGTCAACATCGACGCTGTCCAGCCTCGATGCAGTGCTGAGCGCTTGGCTGGCGTCTTCGTCGTGA